Proteins encoded together in one Elusimicrobiota bacterium window:
- a CDS encoding YvcK family protein — MERSVKKTVRPSGGHSLARSMGTVLLVMAYLMTNVSGLYSAETDFWKDRRNAARQHSSHTQFAQLSTFTPHSAPRAELFSPVERKGIENSVSVNHRSLPPGAEEQLDWLPELVAPFGDLGDVFLSGNPTAPLIIHLQDAHESLDAQNAQAGIIEALGKRGVSLVGLEGATGPFSLDGVRTSQNADINRGVADLLMRLGYIGGAEFVRLSAEASLLLWGVETEGLYNQNLAAFSASEMNRATLIKGLAVLKSLSDQAVASVYSPRLRKFDSAVASYEEGRTHLGDHVDFLWTSYAGSAKDYPHLMSLQKAFAIEKTMDFKAVEKERKTLVDLLSHRLTPAQLQNVVTQSVSYRLGRISHADYHSYLRSISKQNGIHLDQFSQVDRYMKYLALADGIDRGALLSELPSMERAVESQLVQNPKEKVLAQCRRNLSLLNKLAHHAMTPADWTLYVTSRDDVQKIHERLAGLSGRPAPPEGSVLSPALLQSFEKFSMLALERNPSLVQNLLEKVKAEKASVAVLVAGGFHTEGMTALLKKADVSYAVVTPRIGEIPNNSQPLQSLIRDPLPLEKLLAGEVITLQSPRLLAAHPPQVSPALQEKIQRNGRAVKLIPLVVGTLLELLVAGKPLPSLAHGRIVESSVETSSNGNPVAHVVVQLPFSESDGQDQGRLTARAAFKIAVDQDSNLLGPAYRSISPLIVTLPEGEVVVNVGPSSQKARGGRWPWLEWFYGLAGKGGWARVGLPVIMESLLPAAGLLWAGVDPGFGFWLPLLLGVGYQLVWHLGHLWGAEGTWPERFRFAFSAEKLAISVGVLLLHSVMFSGMGVVQGASERSFAWIAGLAIPHAVMNSVLHINRDGSEEEQEQEPRAFGLVPFLMPLIVTFRAILVGYQMGLHSFRVWRLGSRVAHPARVVVLGGGSGPELLGKVFQSVPEARGSVKAVVSNLNDSGRSSALQGVVGRVWEGQRSLRRQGVRALPRFLSRYLNGIPVETVPYMGYPMRAMEGGISSPWVRALLAAEITDYSGTPEDWLRTLVEEVSFPERMQEEDSQFKENVLKAIRSRLQAIPLDIQQAIRTDTILENLNRVSRPQPLRNLLFLGALYRDRAVSVPGIIHRSNYYRAVDGLVRDLDSSVVPLMAGFESSLEVRPVGFDETGRRAEGEKSIGLGQEAGPLKRIDLEDVRHGHHLGYLPQAEPEAVRAINESAEIYIGPGSLTSLVGALAPAGVVEALMRAKARGVPITWLFNPTQNPETAGLSPVELVKLLEHSLSLEGRRVSLKSFLTDVVVNVPEESPEELSTFVKEESLYALLWGADPENMRRAAKTVAGFWESMTPEEIQVEFEDVLGTRVFVLPLVGKTQDGRFLYRPHRLLTWVALRNLHALYGILVGVFDKDDTLAKANTDIDSETAKAIARALWNGAVIAPHTASSFEELLKNLDPLFINLTYRSGRGFRLPAYLLGNNLPMIASIMDARLYDSVSKQYQPAMTEDLFESVAESFEKKVLSEGGVIVEARVGLLAQARGFLTEMKDDPWAEKLLEGMDRPHPSTRFVVALWLEALLAREQAHPLHHGSRVERRPAAPKATAKTAPESVDDLLKFRRVQYVLRNIPSIHRSAANARIQEEIKRSGLPLEGVMAGTSSINFIPRGQSKKNALALLVNLWKLPSMRALLLADDKPRIEEVLHAVEAVLVFFGAMGNAPRGPLPHTTAIVPEGKSVGDVRVLIDAMGRILETVNPGVRVRLGARPVAWAALMRKMVVEGWRGKLLTGRGPFRQGGSVDGEQKLAPRANALEEMIFEEKQLERLNGVAATLKNDGVRYVIYVGVGGVGPMGRMMDSWPAGSDAARIFPVEHIDPGEIEALRRRLINAEETPQERALIGLGFTGVQNRVWRRAIKKSSLVIVSKGMNEEGKEEIQALTNLISETFEQVDSQNKEKAFKHIFYFGDPPVGGDDRTAVGWNWATSIGIRTFPLQFDGGRQLLKRFLHPGYPYAFLLALKGWSPTTIFQSAASFARKGESGDAFFRLAAWFEGYVRENKNQAVFVFPPLLEGLSPLTARSLEPGLLTQEGNSPLISYDVPLNVAAYGDAAHSRAVFVHVRQEGVDDPNAEAIETLRRAGHPVAEVTLPNDLPVAFAVWMEGMFRMAAALGAMEGKNSVTTPVVEAYNQAMVTYKNQVPSTPEPTAHFGTVGMNDESAFAWGQVSRQEVERLMVDAGLGKEGDAADRYAAIFYLLNRKTAADGPEISEIRYLGSPSPTLVGALKRGQAVLSSRSKKIVRLGRRAHADYQGSLARPVYGAPILLETVVWSEEMTSTSWKSDHSDAQRLLRGDSLKLRRYAALTALQTAPRAPPTVLLTLETGKGQGPKDLHRFFNKVEKRFKQFEDMHRALTPGSGTSGPHEKNRQSTDRKPFFYPLIFILAVSAVLLAPFLSVIAFAGEMVPSLIQTHGIWQDLFSVFGGNVGISALLITSVSLIWKFVFRSAPVPRFQSGDGPGALTEPVRWGQGSEHPGDAVVIGDADAHLAAVEKILKAEKLVNDAGHWIGGRRAAVQVGDVVGRGDQAMELYTHLFRIQEEARRAGGDFILLMGNHEMALLIGEPIGGDFKEGEETLREKLRTLLMNGVLEGRLQGAAVLEGPDGKSHLVTHAGYSEKLKGALYGTPVWEEWLEEYRVNTGFPEGADIRADNSALLQFFNQSVRSIAEHVRDRPDKPAKTHGNLRQLLNRSNGLLMGSEGIMNRVASFVDEGLVPIHQIFGHSVGSTVRFQDKEGLAVNTDSGLYRPDRKFLSTPRYFRLGNNGSARSVEIGRFGELRVSRLASGYDRPNPSNLWAWIIEIKDRITLRVQPLEWLRLHVDHANTLEELVAAYQRFYDVLGRGHWPWVRRHRPVLWAESQRLLIQQLWDQRAPWSMAPIGDGENPWEVIQIHEDRMDDLLRRAQEVWNDLPDRKKGEFLPAFLASRQNSVPAISADQKNQLDLELQHSPVAISIRETGFAGVHELLIEATPDRVGLLADMAGITAAHGFHVLLGDVRAIDGPVLGRFFVSGLAEDFEERKEQRDQMEKDFLDLVKGHATIEDIFSRYERPYRFTMSGRPGSPPSVVGFHNGNLSILTPDRVEPGLLHVIARKLAELGCNIALAPESIHTQGDTVYDFFNVTGPDGKTSLTPQQKIQVIKGLEFLLNSRVITQDNFAMSRDVFDPWLYSEGTNVVAFSSLEELNRELLGGRARSLKMGTLTADVDRVRRAFEEERSRAQAARVSLEDVLGTWELRGEDGQLSEAAVLRTGQALGKVVREDKEFMEDPVPLARRLAFAALLSLGEVLDSDTPENWNRWAILLARGFNDKLFDAEEVVTTSLQENRHQVIVLSDTLLSGNPTPQDETRLAELEVLARQAPHLSGKSRLSWVLPDASASLEALWEKYPALAPLRKVDSSTWPQSEFRGEDGNYSVKKLLFSVQGVRQVSDLRPTDVFLMNRNGWVVEEDLPNDVVRLLISLVGGLVYDATTKLGEEINQLYYLRINA; from the coding sequence ATGGAAAGGAGCGTAAAAAAAACGGTACGGCCATCCGGTGGTCATTCTCTGGCCCGATCCATGGGAACGGTTCTCCTGGTCATGGCCTATCTCATGACCAACGTTTCTGGTCTTTATTCTGCGGAGACTGATTTTTGGAAAGACCGTCGTAATGCCGCTCGCCAGCACTCCTCCCACACGCAATTCGCTCAACTTTCCACGTTCACTCCACATTCCGCCCCACGTGCAGAATTGTTCTCCCCCGTTGAACGGAAAGGGATTGAAAATTCTGTATCCGTAAATCATCGTTCATTGCCGCCAGGGGCAGAGGAACAATTGGATTGGCTCCCCGAATTGGTCGCGCCTTTCGGGGATTTGGGGGATGTTTTTCTTTCCGGGAATCCCACGGCTCCCTTGATAATCCATCTCCAAGACGCTCACGAAAGTTTAGACGCCCAAAATGCTCAGGCGGGGATCATTGAAGCGTTAGGAAAAAGAGGTGTGTCGTTGGTGGGGCTTGAAGGAGCGACGGGCCCTTTTTCGCTCGATGGGGTTCGAACATCTCAAAACGCGGATATCAACAGGGGCGTGGCCGACCTCCTGATGCGCCTTGGGTATATCGGTGGGGCGGAATTTGTTCGTCTTTCTGCGGAAGCATCGCTCCTCCTCTGGGGTGTGGAAACCGAAGGGCTCTATAACCAAAACCTGGCCGCGTTCTCTGCATCTGAAATGAACCGGGCCACCTTGATCAAAGGCTTGGCGGTCCTCAAATCTCTTTCCGACCAAGCGGTGGCAAGCGTTTATTCTCCACGATTAAGGAAATTCGATTCAGCCGTGGCTTCCTATGAAGAAGGACGAACTCATTTGGGGGATCACGTGGATTTCCTATGGACCTCTTATGCAGGGTCCGCGAAAGACTATCCTCACCTGATGTCTCTCCAGAAGGCGTTCGCCATTGAAAAGACGATGGATTTCAAGGCGGTTGAAAAAGAACGTAAAACCTTGGTGGACCTTCTCAGTCACCGACTCACGCCCGCTCAACTTCAGAATGTCGTGACTCAAAGCGTGTCCTACCGGTTGGGTCGGATTTCACACGCGGATTACCATTCTTACTTGAGGTCTATCTCCAAACAAAACGGTATTCATCTTGATCAATTTTCTCAGGTGGATCGGTATATGAAATATTTGGCTCTGGCGGATGGAATCGATCGGGGGGCTCTTTTGAGTGAGCTCCCTTCCATGGAACGGGCGGTTGAATCCCAGTTGGTTCAGAATCCCAAGGAAAAAGTGTTGGCCCAATGTCGACGAAATTTGTCCCTTCTCAATAAATTGGCTCATCACGCCATGACGCCTGCGGACTGGACCCTTTACGTGACCTCCCGGGACGACGTACAAAAAATCCATGAGCGTTTGGCTGGTTTGAGCGGTCGTCCCGCTCCGCCGGAAGGATCTGTCCTGTCCCCGGCGCTCCTTCAATCCTTTGAAAAATTTTCAATGCTCGCGTTAGAACGCAACCCATCACTTGTCCAGAATCTTCTGGAAAAGGTGAAAGCGGAAAAGGCCTCCGTGGCTGTCTTGGTGGCTGGGGGATTTCACACCGAGGGCATGACAGCGCTCCTCAAAAAGGCTGACGTCTCTTACGCGGTTGTTACCCCGCGGATTGGAGAAATACCGAATAATTCACAGCCCCTTCAATCCCTGATTCGTGACCCGCTCCCTTTGGAAAAACTGCTGGCTGGTGAAGTGATCACTCTCCAATCGCCTCGTCTCCTGGCCGCCCATCCCCCTCAAGTGTCTCCCGCGCTGCAAGAAAAAATCCAACGGAATGGCCGAGCGGTGAAATTGATTCCCCTTGTGGTTGGAACTCTTTTGGAGCTTTTAGTCGCGGGAAAACCGTTGCCTTCACTGGCTCATGGGCGTATTGTTGAGTCATCCGTTGAGACGTCCTCCAATGGAAATCCGGTCGCTCACGTGGTTGTTCAACTTCCTTTCTCTGAATCCGACGGTCAAGATCAGGGACGTCTCACCGCTCGGGCTGCTTTTAAGATAGCGGTGGACCAGGACTCAAATCTTCTTGGCCCGGCATACCGTTCTATTTCTCCACTCATCGTCACGTTGCCTGAGGGTGAGGTTGTCGTTAACGTAGGTCCTTCTTCCCAAAAGGCCCGGGGTGGACGTTGGCCCTGGTTGGAATGGTTTTATGGGTTAGCCGGAAAAGGGGGATGGGCCCGGGTCGGGCTGCCTGTGATCATGGAAAGCCTTCTCCCTGCAGCGGGCTTACTTTGGGCTGGAGTGGATCCCGGATTTGGTTTTTGGTTACCGCTCCTGCTTGGGGTGGGGTATCAGCTGGTTTGGCATTTGGGCCACCTTTGGGGTGCCGAGGGAACATGGCCTGAACGATTCCGGTTTGCCTTTTCCGCAGAAAAGCTGGCGATCAGCGTGGGGGTTCTCCTCCTCCATTCCGTGATGTTTTCGGGAATGGGGGTTGTTCAAGGGGCTTCGGAACGATCCTTTGCCTGGATTGCCGGTTTGGCCATTCCGCATGCGGTGATGAACAGTGTTCTTCATATCAATAGGGACGGTAGCGAAGAGGAACAAGAGCAAGAACCAAGGGCATTTGGTTTGGTCCCTTTTCTTATGCCGCTCATCGTTACGTTCAGAGCAATTCTTGTTGGATACCAAATGGGGCTTCACTCTTTCCGCGTGTGGCGTTTGGGTTCTCGGGTTGCTCATCCCGCGCGGGTGGTCGTTTTGGGAGGAGGGAGTGGGCCCGAACTCCTTGGGAAAGTTTTTCAGAGTGTTCCGGAAGCGAGAGGATCGGTCAAAGCGGTGGTCAGCAACTTAAACGACTCTGGTCGTTCTTCCGCTCTTCAAGGCGTGGTGGGGCGAGTGTGGGAGGGGCAACGCTCGTTGAGACGTCAGGGGGTGAGGGCGCTCCCCCGTTTCCTGAGCCGATACCTCAACGGGATCCCCGTTGAAACCGTGCCTTACATGGGCTATCCCATGCGTGCCATGGAAGGGGGAATTTCAAGTCCCTGGGTCCGGGCCCTGTTGGCCGCGGAAATAACCGATTATTCCGGGACACCGGAAGATTGGTTAAGGACGTTGGTGGAAGAAGTCTCCTTTCCCGAAAGGATGCAAGAAGAAGATTCTCAGTTTAAAGAAAATGTTCTCAAGGCCATCCGTTCTCGTCTTCAGGCCATTCCCCTTGATATTCAACAGGCTATTCGTACCGACACAATTCTTGAAAACCTGAACCGGGTTTCGCGCCCGCAGCCTCTTCGCAATTTGTTGTTCCTCGGGGCGTTGTACCGGGACAGAGCCGTTTCAGTCCCAGGAATTATCCATCGATCGAATTACTACCGCGCTGTGGATGGTTTGGTCCGCGATTTAGACAGTTCCGTTGTCCCCCTCATGGCGGGGTTCGAATCGTCCCTGGAAGTTCGACCCGTTGGTTTTGATGAAACAGGACGAAGAGCAGAAGGAGAGAAATCCATTGGATTGGGCCAGGAAGCGGGCCCATTAAAAAGAATTGATTTGGAAGATGTCCGCCATGGGCACCATCTGGGGTATCTTCCTCAGGCGGAGCCTGAAGCCGTTCGGGCGATTAATGAATCGGCCGAAATATATATTGGCCCCGGAAGTCTCACCAGTTTGGTGGGCGCCTTGGCGCCAGCGGGAGTTGTGGAAGCGTTGATGAGAGCCAAGGCCCGGGGGGTCCCGATCACCTGGCTCTTCAACCCCACCCAAAATCCAGAAACCGCCGGGCTCTCCCCGGTGGAGCTGGTAAAACTTTTAGAACACTCCCTTTCCTTGGAAGGGAGGCGTGTCTCACTCAAATCGTTTCTTACGGATGTGGTGGTCAACGTTCCGGAAGAAAGCCCAGAGGAATTATCCACTTTCGTCAAAGAGGAAAGTCTTTATGCGCTCCTTTGGGGGGCCGATCCGGAAAACATGCGCCGGGCGGCCAAAACGGTAGCGGGGTTCTGGGAATCCATGACGCCGGAGGAAATTCAAGTGGAGTTTGAAGACGTGTTAGGGACCCGGGTCTTTGTCCTTCCCCTCGTGGGCAAAACCCAGGACGGTCGGTTTCTCTATCGACCGCATCGCCTTTTAACCTGGGTGGCCCTTCGGAACCTCCATGCTCTTTACGGTATATTGGTGGGTGTTTTTGATAAGGACGATACTCTCGCGAAGGCAAACACGGATATTGATAGTGAAACAGCGAAAGCGATAGCGAGGGCATTGTGGAACGGGGCTGTTATCGCGCCTCACACCGCGTCCAGTTTTGAAGAGCTATTGAAAAATCTGGATCCACTTTTCATCAACCTTACATACCGATCCGGCCGGGGATTTCGCCTCCCCGCCTATCTCCTTGGGAATAACCTTCCCATGATTGCCAGCATCATGGACGCCCGACTTTACGATTCGGTGTCCAAACAGTATCAACCGGCCATGACGGAAGATCTCTTTGAATCCGTGGCCGAATCGTTTGAAAAAAAAGTCTTGAGTGAAGGGGGCGTTATCGTGGAGGCACGGGTGGGTCTCCTCGCCCAAGCCAGGGGATTCCTAACGGAAATGAAAGACGACCCTTGGGCAGAAAAGCTGTTGGAAGGAATGGATCGCCCCCACCCTTCCACACGTTTTGTCGTGGCCCTTTGGTTGGAGGCCCTTTTGGCCCGGGAGCAGGCCCACCCGCTCCACCATGGCTCGCGAGTGGAACGGCGGCCAGCCGCTCCCAAAGCCACCGCAAAAACCGCTCCAGAATCGGTGGATGATTTACTTAAATTTCGGCGGGTTCAATACGTTCTAAGGAATATTCCTTCAATTCATCGGTCGGCGGCGAACGCCCGCATTCAGGAAGAGATTAAGCGATCGGGATTGCCTTTGGAGGGCGTGATGGCGGGGACAAGTTCCATCAACTTCATCCCCCGTGGTCAATCCAAGAAAAATGCGCTGGCCTTGCTGGTCAACCTTTGGAAACTTCCATCCATGCGGGCGTTGCTCTTAGCGGACGATAAACCGAGGATTGAAGAAGTCCTTCATGCGGTGGAAGCGGTGCTGGTTTTTTTTGGAGCCATGGGAAATGCGCCCAGGGGACCCTTGCCCCACACGACGGCCATCGTTCCTGAGGGGAAATCGGTCGGTGATGTGCGGGTCCTTATTGACGCCATGGGAAGAATTCTCGAAACGGTGAACCCCGGCGTCCGGGTCCGATTGGGGGCCCGTCCTGTCGCCTGGGCGGCTCTCATGCGGAAAATGGTGGTGGAGGGTTGGCGGGGGAAACTTTTGACAGGTCGAGGGCCTTTTCGTCAGGGCGGCTCGGTCGACGGAGAGCAAAAACTTGCGCCTCGGGCGAACGCTCTCGAGGAAATGATCTTTGAAGAAAAACAGTTGGAACGTTTAAACGGGGTTGCCGCGACGCTTAAGAACGATGGTGTCCGATACGTTATCTACGTGGGGGTGGGTGGCGTGGGGCCTATGGGACGCATGATGGATTCCTGGCCGGCCGGTTCCGACGCCGCCCGGATCTTTCCGGTGGAACATATCGATCCAGGTGAAATCGAAGCGTTACGAAGGCGATTGATCAATGCTGAAGAAACCCCCCAGGAACGTGCCCTGATTGGCCTGGGGTTTACAGGAGTTCAAAACCGAGTCTGGCGGCGGGCCATAAAGAAGAGTTCACTTGTCATTGTGTCCAAAGGAATGAATGAGGAAGGAAAAGAAGAAATCCAGGCTCTGACCAATCTCATCAGTGAAACCTTTGAGCAGGTGGATTCACAGAATAAAGAAAAAGCGTTCAAGCACATTTTTTATTTCGGAGATCCACCGGTTGGGGGAGATGATCGTACGGCGGTGGGATGGAATTGGGCGACCAGCATTGGGATCCGAACCTTTCCCCTTCAATTCGATGGCGGGCGCCAGTTGCTCAAACGTTTCCTTCATCCGGGATATCCCTACGCCTTTCTTCTGGCACTCAAGGGGTGGTCGCCGACCACCATTTTTCAGTCCGCCGCCAGCTTCGCTCGAAAAGGAGAATCAGGCGACGCTTTTTTTCGTCTAGCGGCCTGGTTTGAAGGGTATGTGCGGGAAAACAAAAATCAGGCGGTGTTTGTTTTTCCTCCGCTCTTGGAAGGATTGTCGCCTCTCACGGCGCGGAGCTTAGAACCCGGTCTTCTCACCCAGGAAGGCAACTCGCCATTAATCTCCTATGACGTCCCTTTAAACGTTGCGGCCTACGGGGACGCCGCCCACTCCCGGGCCGTTTTTGTTCATGTTCGTCAGGAGGGCGTGGACGATCCGAATGCGGAGGCCATCGAGACCCTTCGTCGAGCCGGCCACCCTGTGGCGGAGGTCACCTTGCCCAACGATCTCCCCGTGGCCTTCGCTGTGTGGATGGAGGGGATGTTCCGCATGGCCGCCGCTTTGGGAGCCATGGAAGGGAAAAACAGTGTAACCACCCCCGTGGTGGAGGCCTACAATCAGGCCATGGTCACATACAAAAACCAAGTCCCTTCCACCCCAGAGCCCACCGCTCATTTCGGTACCGTTGGGATGAACGATGAGAGTGCCTTTGCATGGGGGCAAGTTTCCCGACAAGAAGTTGAGCGATTGATGGTGGACGCGGGGTTGGGAAAAGAGGGGGATGCGGCGGATCGTTACGCCGCTATTTTCTATTTACTCAACCGAAAAACAGCAGCAGACGGTCCTGAAATCAGTGAGATACGTTATTTAGGTTCACCTTCTCCCACTTTGGTTGGCGCGCTAAAAAGAGGCCAGGCCGTTCTCTCAAGTCGATCGAAAAAAATTGTCCGGCTCGGGCGGCGCGCCCACGCGGATTACCAAGGAAGTCTCGCTCGGCCAGTTTATGGCGCTCCGATCCTTTTGGAAACAGTGGTGTGGAGCGAAGAAATGACATCCACTTCCTGGAAAAGCGATCATTCCGACGCCCAGCGCCTTCTCCGGGGAGATTCGCTTAAACTTCGTCGATACGCAGCTCTCACAGCTCTCCAAACGGCGCCCCGCGCCCCTCCCACGGTTCTCCTCACTCTGGAAACGGGGAAAGGCCAGGGCCCCAAAGACCTCCATCGTTTCTTCAATAAAGTCGAAAAACGATTCAAGCAGTTTGAAGACATGCATCGAGCGCTAACACCGGGTTCAGGCACTTCAGGTCCCCATGAAAAGAATCGTCAGTCCACTGACAGGAAACCATTCTTTTATCCGCTCATTTTCATCCTAGCTGTTTCCGCTGTTCTGCTGGCACCTTTCCTCTCCGTAATTGCTTTTGCTGGTGAGATGGTTCCTTCTCTGATTCAAACCCATGGGATCTGGCAGGACCTTTTTTCAGTTTTTGGGGGAAATGTGGGGATCAGTGCGCTCCTTATCACAAGTGTGTCCTTGATCTGGAAATTTGTGTTTCGCTCAGCTCCCGTGCCTCGATTTCAAAGCGGTGATGGGCCAGGGGCCCTTACAGAACCTGTTCGTTGGGGACAGGGGAGCGAGCATCCGGGGGACGCGGTTGTGATTGGGGACGCGGATGCCCATCTCGCGGCGGTGGAAAAGATTCTTAAGGCCGAAAAACTTGTTAACGATGCGGGCCATTGGATCGGCGGACGGCGGGCGGCGGTCCAAGTGGGGGATGTGGTGGGGCGGGGAGATCAGGCCATGGAGCTTTACACCCATCTCTTTAGAATTCAAGAAGAAGCCCGTCGAGCGGGGGGGGATTTTATACTGCTCATGGGGAATCATGAAATGGCTCTTCTCATTGGAGAACCCATCGGCGGTGATTTTAAAGAAGGAGAGGAGACGTTGCGCGAGAAGTTAAGAACACTCCTCATGAATGGTGTATTGGAGGGACGTCTTCAAGGGGCCGCGGTGTTGGAAGGTCCTGATGGGAAAAGTCACCTGGTTACGCATGCGGGATATTCGGAAAAATTGAAGGGAGCTCTGTATGGCACTCCGGTGTGGGAGGAGTGGCTGGAAGAGTATCGAGTAAACACGGGATTCCCCGAAGGGGCCGACATTCGTGCGGACAATTCCGCGCTTCTTCAATTTTTTAACCAATCGGTTCGGTCCATTGCAGAGCATGTTCGAGATCGTCCAGATAAACCGGCTAAAACGCATGGAAATTTGAGGCAATTACTCAATCGATCCAATGGCCTTTTAATGGGTTCTGAAGGAATCATGAATCGCGTGGCCAGTTTTGTTGATGAAGGATTGGTCCCCATTCACCAAATCTTTGGGCACTCCGTGGGGTCGACAGTTCGATTTCAAGATAAAGAAGGTCTGGCGGTAAACACGGACAGTGGCCTTTATCGTCCCGACCGTAAATTCCTATCAACACCTCGGTATTTTCGCCTCGGGAATAACGGATCAGCCCGGTCGGTAGAAATTGGTCGTTTCGGTGAGCTTCGTGTGTCCCGCCTTGCGTCGGGGTACGATCGGCCAAATCCTTCTAACCTGTGGGCGTGGATCATCGAAATCAAGGATCGAATTACCCTGAGGGTTCAACCATTAGAGTGGCTCCGTCTTCATGTGGATCACGCCAACACGCTTGAGGAATTGGTGGCCGCCTACCAGCGTTTTTATGATGTTTTGGGTCGGGGCCATTGGCCTTGGGTTCGCCGTCATCGGCCGGTTCTTTGGGCCGAAAGCCAACGGTTATTGATCCAACAACTTTGGGATCAACGGGCCCCCTGGTCTATGGCCCCGATTGGCGATGGGGAAAACCCGTGGGAGGTTATTCAAATTCATGAGGATCGCATGGACGATCTGCTCCGCCGGGCGCAAGAGGTCTGGAATGATCTTCCGGACCGAAAAAAGGGGGAATTTCTTCCGGCGTTTCTCGCCAGTCGGCAAAACAGCGTTCCCGCCATTTCTGCGGATCAAAAGAACCAATTGGATTTGGAATTACAACACTCGCCGGTGGCGATTTCAATTCGCGAAACAGGATTTGCGGGTGTTCATGAGCTTCTCATTGAGGCTACTCCAGATCGTGTGGGCCTTTTGGCCGATATGGCGGGAATCACCGCCGCCCATGGGTTTCATGTCCTTTTGGGTGACGTTCGCGCCATCGATGGGCCGGTCTTAGGACGGTTTTTCGTTTCGGGGCTGGCGGAAGATTTTGAAGAGAGAAAGGAACAACGGGATCAAATGGAGAAGGATTTTCTTGATCTTGTGAAGGGACACGCAACGATTGAGGACATTTTTTCTCGTTACGAGCGACCCTATCGGTTTACGATGTCCGGGAGGCCGGGTTCGCCCCCAAGCGTGGTGGGATTTCATAACGGGAATTTATCTATCCTGACTCCGGATCGGGTTGAGCCGGGTCTCCTTCACGTCATTGCACGGAAACTGGCGGAGTTGGGATGCAACATTGCCCTGGCTCCTGAATCGATTCATACCCAAGGGGACACGGTCTACGATTTCTTCAATGTGACAGGGCCGGATGGGAAAACGTCGCTGACTCCCCAGCAAAAGATTCAAGTGATAAAAGGTTTAGAGTTTCTGCTAAATTCTCGCGTCATCACTCAGGACAATTTTGCGATGAGTCGGGATGTTTTTGACCCATGGCTTTACTCGGAAGGGACAAACGTTGTTGCTTTTTCTTCTTTGGAAGAACTCAACCGGGAACTTTTGGGAGGACGAGCCCGTTCCTTGAAAATGGGAACTTTAACGGCGGACGTGGATCGGGTTCGGAGAGCGTTTGAAGAGGAACGGTCCCGGGCGCAAGCTGCCCGTGTTTCTTTAGAAGACGTTTTGGGAACATGGGAACTTCGCGGGGAGGATGGTCAACTGTCTGAGGCCGCGGTTCTTCGTACGGGTCAAGCGTTGGGGAAAGTCGTCCGTGAAGATAAAGAATTCATGGAAGATCCCGTTCCTCTGGCCCGTCGCCTGGCGTTTGCGGCCTTGTTGTCCCTGGGGGAAGTGTTGGATTCGGATACGCCGGAAAACTGGAACCGGTGGGCCATTCTTTTAGCCCGAGGGTTTAATGATAAACTTTTCGATGCCGAAGAAGTCGTGACAACCTCGCTTCAAGAGAACCGGCACCAGGTCATTGTTCTTTCGGATACTCTCCTGAGCGGGAACCCGACTCCCCAGGACGAAACCCGTTTGGCGGAATTGGAAGTCCTTGCTCGCCAAGCTCCTCATTTATCAGGCAAAAGTCGACTTTCCTGGGTTCTTCCCGACGCATCGGCATCATTAGAGGCGCTCTGGGAGAAATACCCCGCCTTGGCTCCCTTACGAAAGGTGGATTCTTCCACATGGCCCCAATCCGAATTCCGTGGGGAGGATGGAAATTATTCTGTTAAAAAACTCCTTTTCTCGGTACAGGGGGTCAGGCAGGTAAGCGATTTAAGGCCCACGGATGTTTTTCTAATGAATCGAAACGGTTGGGTGGTAGAAGAGGACCTCCCGAACGATGTGGTTCGTCTCTTGATTTCGCTTGTGGGTGGCTTGGTGTATGACGCCACCACCAAATTGGGAGAAGAAATTAATCAACTTTATTATCTCCGAATCAACGCCTAA